A stretch of DNA from Pseudomonas sp. HN11:
AACATCGCGCCCTTCCTTTCGGCCAAGCAGGTCAAGGTGTTCGACACGCCCAGCCTCGCCGACGCCCAGGCCACTCTGGCCGTGCCGCAGTACGTGGCCGATGCCGGCTTGAAGACCTTTGCCGATATCGCCCGCTTCAAGGACAAGCTGGGCGGCAAGATCTATGGCATCGAGCCGGGCAGTGGCGCCAACACCGATATCCAGAAAATGATCGACACCAACCGCTTCGGCCTTGGCGGCTTCAAGCTGGTCGCCTCCGGTGAAGCAGGGATGCTGGCGGCGGTGCAGCGTGCGGTGAATCGCAAGGAGTTTGTGGTGTTCGTCGGTTGGACTCCACACCCGATGAATATCAACATGAAGATGGCCTACCTCACCGGCAGTGAAGACGTGTTCGGCCCCGACGAAGGCCGCGCTACTGTTTCTACTGTCACCGCGCCTGATTTTGCCGAGCGCTGCCCCAACGCCAATCGCTTGCTGGAGAACCTCACCTTCACCGCCGCCCAGGAAAGCCAGTTGATGGTGCCGATCATGGAGCGCAAATCCCCTCAGGACGTGGCCAAGCAATGGTTGCGTGATCATCCCGAGGATTTGCAGCGCTGGCTGGCGGGGGTCAAGGCGTTTGATGGCAGCGACGGCGTGGCGGCTGTGCAAGCCAGCCTCAAGCCTTGAGGACAACACCGGACAAATGTGGGAGCGGGCTTGCTCGCGAGGGGGGGGTATCAGGTATCAAATAGCTGCCTGACACGCCGCCTTCGCGAGCAAGCCCGCTCCCACAGTTTGATGTCCACCGTCAGGGATATTTGCGCATGTACCCGATTTCTCCTCAGCTCGCCGCCTTCGTCGCCGAGACCGAATCCTTCGCCAGCGACGACTCGTCGCTGGTTGGGCTGCGCACAGGCTATGACCGCATGTGCTGTGCATTCACCCCGACGCAACCCGAAGGCTTGCAGGTCGAGGACTTCACCCTGGCGGGCGTGCGTGTGCGCAGTTATCTGCCCACCGTGCCTACTCCTCCTGATGGCTGGCCATGCCTTCTATATATGCACGGCGGCGGTTGGGTGGTGGGCGGGCTGGATTCCCACGACTTCATCTGCTTTGAACTGGCCAGCGCCCTGCAGGTGCTGGTGATCGCTATCGATTATCGCTTGGCGCCTGAGTATCCGTTTCCTGCCGCCTATGAAGATTGCCGCGCCGTGTGGCAAGCGATCCAGGCAGGGCAGGGGCTTCATGCGATCAATCTGCAGCGTCTGGTGGTGATTGGCGACAGCGCCGGCGGCAACCTGGCGGCGGCATTGTGCCTGGGGTTGCGTGACCACCGGCAGCCACTGCCTCGGGCCCAGGTATTGATCTATCCGGGGTTGGGCGGTCCTTCCGACTTGCCGTCTCGGCGTGACTGCATGGACGCGCCGTTGCTCAGCAGCGCCGACACCGACTACTACCTGGCGCTGTACCTGCAGGGCAGCGGCAAACCGTCGCCCTACGCCATGCCGCTGCTGGCCGCAGACTTCAGCGGTTTACCCAAGGCATTCATCGCCGTGGCCCAGTTCGACCCATTGCGCGACGACGGCATGCTCTACGCCGAACGCCTGCAAGCGGCAGGCGTGGCCGCTGTGCTGTATCCCGGCAAAGGCCTGGTGCACGGCTGCCTGCGGGCGCGGCGGCAGGTGCCGGAAGTGGACCGGCTCTACGACTACCTGCTGGATTACCTGTGGAGCGAAGGGCTGACACAGGTCTAAGTGCTCTAGGACATGCTCATTGCACAATTCGGGTTTATAGTGCCAGACGGCAGAATAATAGACGTCCCCCCAGGGATGAACCCGAACCCCTACGGAGCGCGCAATGCAGACTTGGTACCCGCAGATCAAACCCTACGCCCGGCACGATCTGGCCGTCGATGACATCCATACCCTGTACGTCGATGAAAGTGGCTCTCCCGAAGGCTTGCCCGTTGTCTTCATCCACGGCGGCCCCGGTTCCGGGTGCGATGCCCAGAGCCGCTGTTATTTCGACCCGAACCTGTACCGCATCGTCACCTTCGACCAGCGTGGCTGCGGCCGCTCTACCCCGCGCGCCAGCCTGGAGAACAACACCACCTGGGATCTGGTCGCCGACCTTGAGCGCATCCGCGAACACCTGGGCATCGAAAAATGGGTGTTGTTCGGTGGGTCGTGGG
This window harbors:
- a CDS encoding choline ABC transporter substrate-binding protein, which codes for MKKLLLTLTGAALLSANVMAAEPASCKNIRMGVVSWTDVVATSGMADVLLNGLGYDSKQTSAVQQIIFAGIRDKRLDIFLGYWKPAMDNNIAPFLSAKQVKVFDTPSLADAQATLAVPQYVADAGLKTFADIARFKDKLGGKIYGIEPGSGANTDIQKMIDTNRFGLGGFKLVASGEAGMLAAVQRAVNRKEFVVFVGWTPHPMNINMKMAYLTGSEDVFGPDEGRATVSTVTAPDFAERCPNANRLLENLTFTAAQESQLMVPIMERKSPQDVAKQWLRDHPEDLQRWLAGVKAFDGSDGVAAVQASLKP
- a CDS encoding alpha/beta hydrolase — its product is MYPISPQLAAFVAETESFASDDSSLVGLRTGYDRMCCAFTPTQPEGLQVEDFTLAGVRVRSYLPTVPTPPDGWPCLLYMHGGGWVVGGLDSHDFICFELASALQVLVIAIDYRLAPEYPFPAAYEDCRAVWQAIQAGQGLHAINLQRLVVIGDSAGGNLAAALCLGLRDHRQPLPRAQVLIYPGLGGPSDLPSRRDCMDAPLLSSADTDYYLALYLQGSGKPSPYAMPLLAADFSGLPKAFIAVAQFDPLRDDGMLYAERLQAAGVAAVLYPGKGLVHGCLRARRQVPEVDRLYDYLLDYLWSEGLTQV